ATTCGGCGCATGATTTTTCCTGAGCGCGTTTTTGGTAAACCTGGTGCCCAGTGAATCACTTCTGGCCTTGCAATTTTACCTATCATCTTTTCTACCATCGCAATCAGTTCTTTTTTTAAGGCATCGTTGGTGATGACTCCTTGCTTTACAGTCACATAGGCATAGATTCCTTGGCCCTTGATATCGTGCGGAAATCCCACAACGGCCGCCTCAGCAACAGATTTATGTTCTACAAGCGCACTTTCTACTTCGGCAGATCCAATGCGGTGACCAGAAACATTGAGTACATCGTCGACTCTTCCTGTTATGCGAAAATATCCATCTTTATCTTTGTTGGCCCCATCACCAGTAAAGTAGTAACCTTTAAACTGCGAAAAGTAGGTATCAAAGAATCGTTTGGAATCTCCATACACTCCACGCATCATCGAAGGCCAAGGTTTAGCGATGCATAAGTTTCCAGAAATCTCGCCTTTTCCTTTGATTTCTACACCTTCATTGTCTACAAGAACCGGTTCGATTCCATAAAACGGCCAACTCGCCGAACCTGGCTTTTGAGGGATGGCACCGGGAACTCCAGAAATCATAATGGATCCAGTTTCTGTTTGCCACCAAGTATCCACAATCGGGCATTTTGATTTTCCAATATTGGCAAAATACCATTCCCAAGCTTCTGGATTGATCGGTTCCCCAACAGATCCAAGAAGTCGTAAAGACGCTAACGACCTTTTTTTAATATGTTCAATGCCTTCTCGCATGAGAGCACGTATGGCCGTTGGTGCTGTATAAAATACAGTAACTTTGTATTTATCGATTACATCCCAAAACCGTCCGGAATCTGGGTAACTTGGAACTCCTTCAAACATAAGAGAAGTGGCTCCATTGGATAAAGGACCATAGAGAATATAACTGTGCCCTGTTATCCAACCAATGTCTGCCGTACACCAGTACGTATCTGTTTCTTTGTAATCAAAAATAGTGGCAAATGTAAGGTTGGCACCGAGCAGATACCCTGCGGTTGTATGAAGTACTCCTTTTGGTTTTCCAGTAGAACCAGAAGTGTAGAGAATAAAAAGCGGATCTTCCGAATCCATTGCTACAGGAGGGCAGTCTTTTTTGATATCGGCTTCTTTCATTAGGTAGTGGTACCAGTGGTCTCTACCTTCTTTCCAGTTTAGGTTTCCTTCATCTCCTGTTCGCTTAACGACAATTACATCTTTTACCTTAAATTTAGTTTCTTCCAAGGCAGCATCGACATTCTTTTTTAATTCGATGGGTTTTCCACCTCGGTAACCACCGTCCGCTGTAATCACAAGTGTTGGTTTACAATCTTCAATACGACCAAGAAGTGCTTCTGGAGAAAACCCTCCAAAAACAACAGAATGGACAGCACCAATCCGAGTGCATGCCAGAGTGGCAATCGCAAGTTCCGGAATCATAGGAAGATAAATGAGAACTCGGTCTCCCTTTTTTACATGGAACTTTTTTAAGACATTCGAAAAATGATTCACCTCGCGGTGGAGGTCATGATAGGTTAAAACTTTGGATTCATCGGGGTTGTCTCCTTCCCAAATGAGTGCCGCTTTGTTTTTTAGAGGAGAATCTAAATGTCTGTCCAAACAATTATAAGAAACATTGAGTTTGCCACCGACAAACCATTCCACTTTTGCTTTCGCAAAATCATGTTTCAGAACTTTAGTCCATTTTTTAAACCAAGTTAGGCGTTTTGCTTGCTCAGCCCAAAATTTTTCCGGTTTTTCGATGGATTCTTTGTATTTGGTTTTGTATTCTTTTAAACTAACGTTCGCAAGTTTGGCGAAGTCTTTGGACGGTGCCACGATTCTTTCTTTCGGCATAGATTCCCTCTAGAGAAAGAATGCTGAACTTTTTTTTTAAAAAGTCCAGCATGAATCTTAAAAATAGAATTTAAAAAATGAACTTAGTGGGAACCGGTTCGGATCAAATCCAAAAACTCACTTCGGGTGGTGGGATCTGATTTAAATAGACCGAGTAGGCTAGAAGTAAATAACTCCGAATTTTGTTTTTCTACTCCACGCATCATCATACATAAATGTTTTGCTTTGATGACTACACCCACACCAAGTGGATCCAAAGTTTCTTGGATGGCTTGTGCAATTTGGTCAGTTAGGCGTTCCTGGACTTGCAAACGACGAGCAAAAACATCCACAATTCTTGGAATTTTACTAATTCCGATGATCTTTTTATTGGGAATATAAGCTACATGAGCCCTTCCATAAAAAGGGAGCAAATGGTGTTCGCAGAGAGAATACATTTCGATATCTCTTACGAGAACCATACCTGTGGTATTTTCTTCGAAGATAGCTCCG
The sequence above is drawn from the Leptospira sp. WS4.C2 genome and encodes:
- the folE gene encoding GTP cyclohydrolase I FolE, which encodes MSVKRNRMENLIEEILKQIGEDPTREGLMKTPSRVKKAYDFLTSGYKADLNQIVNGAIFEENTTGMVLVRDIEMYSLCEHHLLPFYGRAHVAYIPNKKIIGISKIPRIVDVFARRLQVQERLTDQIAQAIQETLDPLGVGVVIKAKHLCMMMRGVEKQNSELFTSSLLGLFKSDPTTRSEFLDLIRTGSH
- the acs gene encoding acetate--CoA ligase translates to MPKERIVAPSKDFAKLANVSLKEYKTKYKESIEKPEKFWAEQAKRLTWFKKWTKVLKHDFAKAKVEWFVGGKLNVSYNCLDRHLDSPLKNKAALIWEGDNPDESKVLTYHDLHREVNHFSNVLKKFHVKKGDRVLIYLPMIPELAIATLACTRIGAVHSVVFGGFSPEALLGRIEDCKPTLVITADGGYRGGKPIELKKNVDAALEETKFKVKDVIVVKRTGDEGNLNWKEGRDHWYHYLMKEADIKKDCPPVAMDSEDPLFILYTSGSTGKPKGVLHTTAGYLLGANLTFATIFDYKETDTYWCTADIGWITGHSYILYGPLSNGATSLMFEGVPSYPDSGRFWDVIDKYKVTVFYTAPTAIRALMREGIEHIKKRSLASLRLLGSVGEPINPEAWEWYFANIGKSKCPIVDTWWQTETGSIMISGVPGAIPQKPGSASWPFYGIEPVLVDNEGVEIKGKGEISGNLCIAKPWPSMMRGVYGDSKRFFDTYFSQFKGYYFTGDGANKDKDGYFRITGRVDDVLNVSGHRIGSAEVESALVEHKSVAEAAVVGFPHDIKGQGIYAYVTVKQGVITNDALKKELIAMVEKMIGKIARPEVIHWAPGLPKTRSGKIMRRILRKIANNEFDTLGDISTLADPSVVQSLIDDKKKFHS